One genomic window of Lytechinus variegatus isolate NC3 chromosome 1, Lvar_3.0, whole genome shotgun sequence includes the following:
- the LOC121422049 gene encoding serine/arginine-rich SC35-like splicing factor SCL30A, translated as MAGLDLQLRRKLYEHGVESFKQAVNTAVRIEQATLLGQPDSTQIQVAATSKSENSNDALMQRIASLEEKIETLTMSGRSRSPSSFEKRPHDRNYHRSPYSSPNRYSRVDDRSYHRRSAYSSPARYSRRDDRQYHRHRSPSSSPTRHGYYHDKHTYQQERSRHRSYPHSYRDSSLHRSDSPRRNFSSPSSSPTRYLSHSQSSSFRPDMPRRRSPTPPRRQRNVRFNDQADRTYQGNYH; from the coding sequence ATGGCAGGCTTAGACTTACAGCTGAGGAGAAAGCTATACGAACACGGTGTCGAATCTTTCAAGCAAGCTGTTAATACTGCAGTTCGCATAGAACAAGCAACACTTTTGGGTCAGCCTGATAGTACTCAGATTCAAGTAGCTGCTACATCCAAGTCTGAGAACTCAAACGATGCACTCATGCAGCGTATTGCCTCCTTAGAGGAAAAGATTGAAACACTCACAATGTCAGGTCGCTCAAGATCTCCTTCCTCCTTCGAGAAAAGACCACATGACAGAAATTATCATCGGTCACCATACTCAAGTCCAAATAGGTACTCACGTGTTGATGATAGATCATACCATCGTCGGTCAGCATACTCAAGTCCGGCTAGATACTCCCGTCGTGATGATAGGCAATATCATCGTCATCGTTCACCCTCATCTAGTCCGACAAGACATGGGTACTACCACGATAAGCATACTTACCAGCAAGAGAGATCACGTCACAGATCATATCCTCATTCTTATCGTGATTCCTCCCTTCATCGATCAGACTCGCCTAGAAGGAATTTCTCGTCGCCCTCATCTAGTCCGACAAGATACTTGTCGCACTCACAGTCATCCTCCTTCAGACCAGATATGCCGAGAAGACGTTCCCCTACTCCGCCCAGAAGGCAACGGAATGTTCGCTTCAACGACCAAGCTGATAGAACTTACCAGGGAAACTACCATTAG